The Celeribacter marinus genome window below encodes:
- a CDS encoding TRAP transporter small permease subunit — protein MLNYIRFADNLSAWFGKAFGWLIILMTFGMSYEVFVRYLLNSPTPWALDISFIMYGTVFMMGGAYTLSRGGHVRGDFLYRLWSDRTQAILDLTLYILFFFPGILALIFSGWKYASRSWGYAEVSVNSPAGIPIYQFKTVIVAAGLLLFVQGIAQVFRCIICIKDGKWLPLASDVEETETLLMKQAAEGK, from the coding sequence ATGCTAAACTATATCCGATTTGCCGACAATCTTTCCGCTTGGTTCGGTAAAGCCTTTGGGTGGCTGATAATCCTGATGACCTTTGGCATGAGCTATGAGGTCTTTGTGCGTTACCTGTTGAACAGTCCAACGCCTTGGGCGCTCGACATCAGTTTCATCATGTATGGAACTGTGTTCATGATGGGGGGCGCCTATACGCTATCGCGCGGCGGTCACGTGCGCGGCGATTTTCTATACCGTCTTTGGTCGGATAGAACGCAGGCCATTCTTGATCTGACGCTGTACATCTTGTTTTTCTTCCCAGGCATTCTTGCGCTCATCTTTTCCGGTTGGAAATACGCAAGCCGCTCGTGGGGATACGCAGAGGTGTCGGTGAACAGTCCGGCTGGCATCCCGATTTACCAATTTAAGACCGTCATTGTTGCGGCTGGGCTATTGTTGTTTGTGCAAGGTATCGCACAGGTTTTCCGCTGCATCATTTGCATCAAAGACGGCAAATGGCTTCCGTTGGCATCCGACGTTGAGGAAACCGAAACCCTACTCATGAAACAGGCAGCCGAAGGTAAATAA
- a CDS encoding TRAP transporter substrate-binding protein, with the protein MTNKPNSTTLSRRSFLRTGAIGGSAAAATVLAAPAAMAQAPIVMKMQTSWSASDIWMDFAREYVERVEAMSGGRLKIDLLPAGAVVASFQVMDAVNDGIIDAAHTVPVYWYGKSKAASFFGTGPVFGGSATTMQAWFYQGGGAELYRELTQDVLGLNVVGMMGMPMPAQPFGWFKEEINTVADLKGFKYRTVGLAADLLQQMGMSVAQLPGGEIVPAMERGVIDAFEFNNPSSDRRFGAQDVAKNYYLSSYHQASESFEFLFNKDFLEDLPEDLQAILKHAVEASSTSNTALAMREYSKDLSELQADDGVAVHRTSKEILAGQLEAWDTLIADLETDEFNARVMASQRAWTEKVAYYELMNAPDLGLAYEHYFPGKLKL; encoded by the coding sequence ATGACAAATAAACCGAACTCCACGACTCTGTCGCGCCGCTCGTTTTTGCGCACGGGTGCTATCGGCGGGTCCGCTGCTGCGGCAACCGTTCTTGCGGCTCCGGCCGCAATGGCGCAGGCGCCGATCGTGATGAAAATGCAGACATCGTGGTCTGCCTCCGACATCTGGATGGATTTCGCGCGCGAATATGTTGAGCGCGTAGAGGCCATGTCCGGCGGTCGTTTGAAAATCGACCTGTTGCCAGCGGGTGCTGTGGTTGCTTCGTTCCAAGTTATGGACGCTGTCAACGATGGTATTATCGACGCGGCCCACACTGTTCCAGTGTACTGGTACGGTAAATCCAAAGCGGCATCGTTCTTTGGCACCGGCCCTGTTTTCGGTGGCTCTGCTACAACCATGCAGGCGTGGTTCTACCAAGGTGGGGGTGCTGAACTGTACCGCGAACTCACTCAGGACGTCCTTGGCCTGAACGTTGTCGGTATGATGGGTATGCCAATGCCCGCACAGCCGTTCGGTTGGTTCAAAGAAGAAATAAACACTGTTGCTGACCTCAAAGGGTTCAAATACCGCACAGTGGGTCTTGCGGCTGATCTTCTTCAGCAGATGGGCATGTCCGTGGCTCAGCTTCCAGGTGGCGAAATCGTCCCTGCGATGGAGCGTGGCGTGATCGATGCGTTCGAATTCAACAACCCATCATCTGACCGTCGTTTCGGTGCACAGGACGTTGCGAAAAACTACTACCTGTCCTCGTACCACCAAGCGTCTGAATCGTTCGAATTCCTGTTCAACAAAGACTTCCTCGAAGATCTTCCAGAAGATCTGCAGGCGATCCTCAAGCACGCTGTTGAAGCGTCCTCGACATCGAACACCGCTTTGGCGATGCGCGAATACTCCAAGGATCTGTCCGAGCTTCAGGCTGATGACGGCGTTGCAGTTCACCGCACTTCCAAAGAAATCCTCGCAGGCCAGTTGGAGGCATGGGATACATTGATCGCAGATCTGGAAACAGACGAATTCAATGCCCGCGTTATGGCGAGCCAGCGTGCTTGGACCGAAAAAGTTGCGTACTACGAACTCATGAACGCACCCGACCTCGGCTTGGCATACGAGCACTATTTCCCAGGTAAGTTGAAACTCTAA